In one window of Streptomyces sp. NBC_00193 DNA:
- a CDS encoding VOC family protein, with product MSSHLALTALVVHDYDEAIDFYTRALGFDLAEDTPRPDGSRWVVVRPPGATESALLLARAKDDAQRSRVGDQTGGRVGFFLYTDDFAADHARMTAEGVRFLEEPRHEAYGSVAVFQDLYGNRWDLLQPA from the coding sequence ATGTCCTCCCACCTCGCCCTCACCGCCCTCGTGGTCCACGACTACGACGAGGCCATCGACTTCTACACCCGCGCGCTCGGCTTCGACCTCGCCGAGGACACCCCGCGCCCGGACGGCTCCCGCTGGGTCGTGGTGCGCCCGCCCGGCGCCACGGAATCCGCCCTCCTGCTGGCCCGCGCCAAGGACGACGCCCAGCGCTCCCGCGTCGGCGACCAGACGGGCGGCCGGGTCGGCTTCTTCCTCTACACCGACGACTTCGCCGCCGACCACGCCCGGATGACCGCCGAGGGCGTCCGCTTCCTGGAGGAGCCGCGCCACGAGGCGTACGGCTCGGTCGCCGTCTTCCAGGACCTCTACGGCAACCGCTGGGACCTCCTCCAGCCGGCGTAG
- a CDS encoding CdaR family transcriptional regulator: MSHASRRASELALDETTVTALRAALKNTADEVVQAIIDEVHPYANALSGRMGATIRRSVRTALGHYLDLATGNATGGDAGDAAYELGRGEVRDGRSMDALLSAYRVGARVAWRCLAAGAVPAGLPAAEVAKFAELTFAYIDELSAASAAGHADELAARGRDRERHLEHLARDLLAGASTDVLLASAQRAGWQPPVSLTAVLLPAAQARPAYRRLDPNTLVLDDLPDATGVLLVPDADRAHLLRQLTDRTAVAGPARPWTRASASYARAVRARSLSSDIRDTEDHLPELVLSADADAFADLRARALEPLRTLPPTTARRLEETLRAWLLHQGRRDEVAAALFVHPQTVRYRMSQLRELFPDLASPQRALELTLAVGLRVG; encoded by the coding sequence GTGAGTCATGCAAGCAGGAGGGCCAGCGAGCTGGCCCTGGACGAGACGACGGTCACCGCACTGCGGGCCGCGCTGAAGAACACCGCCGACGAGGTGGTCCAGGCGATCATCGACGAGGTCCATCCCTACGCCAACGCCCTTTCGGGCCGCATGGGCGCCACCATCCGCCGATCCGTACGCACCGCCCTGGGACACTATCTGGACCTCGCCACGGGGAACGCCACGGGCGGCGACGCCGGTGACGCGGCCTACGAGCTGGGCCGCGGCGAGGTGCGCGACGGCCGGTCGATGGACGCCCTGCTCAGCGCCTACCGCGTCGGCGCCCGCGTGGCCTGGCGATGCCTGGCAGCGGGTGCCGTACCCGCAGGTCTGCCCGCCGCCGAGGTCGCCAAGTTCGCCGAGCTGACCTTCGCCTACATCGACGAGCTCTCCGCCGCGAGCGCCGCGGGCCACGCCGACGAACTGGCCGCCCGGGGCAGGGACCGCGAGCGCCACCTGGAACACCTGGCCCGCGATCTCCTCGCCGGCGCGAGCACGGACGTGCTGCTCGCCTCTGCGCAACGGGCCGGGTGGCAGCCTCCGGTTTCACTGACCGCGGTCCTGCTGCCCGCCGCCCAGGCCCGGCCCGCCTACCGCAGGCTCGACCCGAACACCCTCGTCCTCGACGATCTGCCGGACGCCACCGGTGTGCTGCTCGTCCCCGACGCCGACCGAGCACATCTCCTGCGGCAGCTGACCGACCGCACCGCCGTGGCCGGCCCGGCCCGCCCATGGACTCGTGCGTCCGCCTCGTACGCACGAGCCGTGCGCGCGCGCTCCCTCTCCTCCGATATCCGCGACACCGAGGACCACCTGCCCGAGCTGGTGCTGAGCGCCGACGCGGACGCGTTCGCAGACCTGCGGGCCCGAGCCCTGGAACCGCTGCGAACCCTGCCCCCCACGACCGCACGGCGGCTGGAGGAGACGTTGCGGGCCTGGCTGCTCCACCAGGGCAGGCGCGACGAGGTGGCGGCGGCCTTGTTCGTCCACCCCCAGACGGTCCGGTACCGGATGTCGCAGCTGCGGGAGCTGTTCCCGGATCTCGCATCGCCACAACGGGCCCTCGAACTGACACTGGCGGTCGGCCTTCGGGTCGGCTGA
- a CDS encoding ferredoxin reductase, giving the protein MVTTPLLPSDYLDLVSPLRAGADLRGRIEAVHPETGDAATIVIRPGRGWRGHTAGQYVRIGVDVDGVRLWRAYSLTSPTDRRDGRVTITVKAIPDGKVSNHLVRRAKPGTLIQLDQPTGDFVLPQAKPAKVLYLTAGSGITPVMGMLRDSEIDDAVMIHSAPQPHDVIFRSELHALVADEKLRLTEVHTDTDGMLDIARLDELVPDWAERETWACGPAGLLDAAEEHWTEHGVRERLHTERFRAGIVVTGDGGEVTFSASGKTVDADGATPLLDVGEEAGVLMPSGCRMGICFGCVTPLKSGAVRDLRTGKITEAEPGVLIQTCVSAAAGPCDIER; this is encoded by the coding sequence ATGGTCACGACGCCCCTGCTGCCGTCGGACTATCTCGACCTGGTCAGCCCGCTGCGTGCGGGCGCCGACCTGCGGGGGCGCATCGAGGCAGTGCACCCCGAGACGGGCGACGCCGCGACCATCGTGATCAGGCCGGGGCGGGGCTGGCGCGGCCACACGGCCGGCCAGTACGTGCGGATCGGGGTCGACGTCGACGGGGTGCGCCTGTGGCGCGCCTACTCCCTCACCTCGCCGACGGACCGCCGGGACGGCCGCGTCACGATCACCGTGAAAGCGATCCCGGACGGCAAGGTCAGCAACCACCTGGTCCGCAGGGCGAAACCGGGCACGCTGATCCAGCTCGACCAGCCGACCGGTGACTTCGTGCTGCCGCAGGCCAAGCCCGCCAAGGTGCTGTACCTGACGGCCGGCAGCGGCATCACGCCCGTGATGGGCATGCTGCGCGACAGCGAGATCGACGACGCCGTCATGATCCACAGCGCGCCTCAGCCGCACGACGTGATCTTCCGCAGCGAGCTGCACGCCCTGGTCGCGGACGAGAAGCTGCGGCTCACCGAGGTGCACACCGACACGGACGGCATGCTCGACATCGCCCGTCTCGACGAACTCGTGCCCGACTGGGCCGAGCGCGAGACCTGGGCCTGCGGGCCCGCGGGCCTGCTCGACGCCGCCGAGGAGCACTGGACCGAGCACGGCGTACGAGAGCGCCTGCACACCGAGCGTTTCCGCGCCGGCATCGTCGTCACCGGCGACGGGGGCGAGGTCACGTTCAGCGCCAGCGGCAAGACCGTCGACGCGGACGGCGCCACGCCGTTGCTGGACGTCGGCGAGGAGGCCGGCGTGCTCATGCCCTCCGGGTGTCGCATGGGCATCTGCTTCGGCTGCGTCACACCGCTCAAGTCGGGCGCCGTCCGCGACCTGCGCACCGGCAAGATCACCGAGGCCGAGCCGGGCGTCCTCATCCAGACCTGCGTGTCCGCCGCGGCGGGCCCTTGCGACATCGAACGGTAG
- the cobF gene encoding precorrin-6A synthase (deacetylating) → MKKFSVIGIGAGDPDHLTLQAVRAIGAADAFLILEKGEEKADLTGLRRAMLDAHARPGHRLVEGRDPDRDRTPSDYTPTVDGWRSARAELFERFIAEDLAEGETGAFLVWGDPSLYDSTLAILDEVLEKGRVAFEHEVVPGISSISSLLARHRTTLNRVGRPVQITTGRRLAEGWPADVDDVVVMLDARHAFTAHLDQDLYIYWGAYVGTPDEILVSGKLAEVAGRIEELRTEARARKGWIMDTYLLRRD, encoded by the coding sequence GTGAAGAAGTTCTCAGTGATCGGCATAGGCGCGGGCGACCCGGACCACCTGACCCTCCAGGCGGTCAGGGCGATCGGCGCGGCGGACGCATTCCTCATCCTGGAGAAGGGCGAGGAGAAGGCGGATCTGACCGGGCTGCGGCGCGCGATGCTCGACGCGCACGCCCGCCCCGGACACCGGCTGGTGGAGGGCCGCGATCCCGATCGCGACCGGACGCCCTCCGACTACACCCCCACGGTGGACGGCTGGCGCAGTGCGCGGGCCGAGCTCTTCGAGCGGTTCATCGCCGAGGACCTCGCGGAGGGCGAGACGGGCGCGTTCCTGGTGTGGGGCGATCCCTCGCTCTACGACTCCACGCTCGCGATCCTCGACGAGGTGCTGGAGAAGGGCCGGGTCGCCTTCGAGCACGAGGTGGTGCCGGGCATCAGCAGCATCTCCTCGCTGCTGGCCCGCCACCGCACCACCCTCAACCGGGTGGGCCGCCCGGTCCAGATCACCACCGGGCGCCGGCTCGCGGAGGGCTGGCCGGCCGACGTGGACGACGTGGTGGTGATGCTGGACGCCCGGCACGCCTTCACCGCCCACCTCGACCAGGACCTGTACATCTACTGGGGTGCGTACGTCGGCACCCCCGACGAGATCCTGGTCTCGGGAAAGCTGGCAGAGGTCGCCGGCCGGATCGAGGAGCTGCGCACCGAGGCCCGCGCCCGCAAGGGCTGGATCATGGACACGTACCTGCTCCGGCGCGACTAG
- a CDS encoding LUD domain-containing protein — MSAKEQILARIRRALPEPRPDADIPRDYLQAHGARTPAETVDLLAANLAEYRAKVHRVDEDGIAVLLARLLAERGASSVLVPPGLPPHWLAAADPTRIHDREASTPYELDAVDSVVTGCALAIAETGTIVLDGGPEQGRRRITLVPDHHICVVRVPAQVVDSVPQALPLLDPTRPLTWISGPSATSDIELDRVEGVHGPRTLEVILLGAQ; from the coding sequence ATGAGCGCCAAGGAACAGATCCTGGCCCGCATCCGCCGGGCCCTGCCGGAGCCGCGCCCGGACGCCGACATCCCCCGGGACTACCTCCAGGCCCACGGCGCCCGCACCCCGGCCGAGACCGTCGACCTGCTCGCCGCGAACCTCGCGGAGTACCGGGCCAAGGTCCACCGGGTCGACGAGGACGGCATCGCCGTGCTGTTGGCCCGTCTCCTCGCCGAACGGGGTGCGTCGTCGGTGCTCGTACCGCCCGGGCTGCCGCCGCACTGGCTCGCGGCGGCCGACCCGACCCGGATCCACGACCGCGAGGCCTCCACCCCGTACGAACTGGACGCGGTGGACAGCGTGGTGACGGGCTGCGCCCTGGCGATCGCCGAGACCGGCACGATCGTCCTCGACGGCGGCCCCGAGCAGGGACGGCGCCGGATCACGCTCGTCCCGGACCACCACATCTGCGTGGTCCGGGTCCCCGCCCAGGTGGTGGACTCGGTCCCGCAGGCACTGCCCCTGCTGGATCCCACCAGGCCGCTGACATGGATCTCCGGACCCTCCGCCACCAGCGACATCGAACTGGACCGGGTGGAGGGCGTACACGGCCCCCGCACCCTGGAGGTGATCCTCCTCGGCGCACAATGA
- a CDS encoding acyl-CoA desaturase has protein sequence MTAIDPTAHLTAEQIEELGRELDAIRDEVIADRGEKDAAYIRKVISAQRKLELVSRGVLLFSIFPPAWLIGTAGLSVAKIMDNMEIGHNILHGQWDWMRDPKIHSTTWEWDHVSPSEQWKHSHNELHHTYTNVIGKDNDLGYGIMRVDEDQRWHPFHLGQPLWNFLNACFFEYGIAAYDLELGRNLSKRRRKNPEFRARAKAVGRKIRKQVLKDYVIHPLLSGPSFLPTLAATFTANLVRNIWTHSVIMCGHFPEGVQVFERRSIKGETRGQWYLRQMMGSANISGSKAMHFMTGNLSHQIEHHLFPDLPSNRYAEVAVKVRALFDKYELEYVTGPLPKQVFSAWHKVFRLSLPNKKPKVKTPDRERELVAA, from the coding sequence TTGACCGCCATCGACCCCACCGCCCACCTGACCGCGGAGCAGATCGAGGAGCTCGGCCGCGAACTGGACGCGATCCGCGACGAGGTGATCGCCGACCGCGGCGAGAAGGACGCCGCCTACATCCGCAAGGTCATCTCGGCGCAGCGCAAGCTCGAGCTGGTCAGCAGGGGCGTACTGCTGTTCTCGATCTTCCCGCCCGCGTGGCTGATCGGCACCGCCGGCCTGTCCGTGGCGAAGATCATGGACAACATGGAGATCGGCCACAACATCCTGCACGGCCAGTGGGACTGGATGCGGGACCCGAAGATCCACTCCACCACCTGGGAGTGGGATCACGTCTCGCCGTCCGAGCAGTGGAAGCACTCGCACAACGAGCTGCACCACACCTACACGAACGTGATCGGCAAGGACAACGACCTCGGCTACGGCATCATGCGCGTCGACGAGGACCAGCGGTGGCACCCGTTCCACCTCGGCCAGCCGCTGTGGAACTTCCTCAACGCCTGCTTCTTCGAGTACGGCATCGCCGCGTACGACCTGGAGCTCGGCAGGAACCTGAGCAAGCGCCGCCGCAAGAACCCGGAGTTCCGGGCACGGGCCAAGGCCGTGGGTCGCAAGATCCGCAAGCAGGTGCTCAAGGACTACGTGATCCACCCGCTGCTGTCGGGTCCGTCGTTCCTCCCCACGCTCGCCGCCACGTTCACCGCGAACCTGGTCCGCAACATCTGGACCCACTCGGTGATCATGTGCGGGCACTTCCCCGAGGGCGTGCAGGTCTTCGAGCGCCGGTCGATCAAGGGCGAGACGCGCGGCCAGTGGTACCTGCGCCAGATGATGGGCTCGGCGAACATCAGCGGCAGCAAGGCCATGCACTTCATGACCGGCAACCTGTCGCACCAGATCGAGCACCACCTCTTCCCGGACCTGCCGAGCAACCGGTACGCCGAGGTCGCGGTGAAGGTGCGCGCGCTGTTCGACAAGTACGAGCTGGAGTACGTCACCGGGCCGCTGCCCAAGCAGGTGTTCTCCGCGTGGCACAAGGTCTTCCGGCTCTCGCTGCCGAACAAGAAGCCCAAGGTCAAGACGCCGGACCGGGAGCGGGAGCTCGTCGCGGCCTGA
- a CDS encoding alpha/beta hydrolase, with translation MSKVQRATIDALMRQAPFDGSLPPERMREDFEAQMASGPAPAGVSVTPSVLGGRPALTVEPEGGATTGTILYFHGGAWVFGSPATALQLTAALVRRTGARAVSVDYRLAPEHPFPAAVEDGLAAYRELLDQGVPAERIVLAGESAGGALGIVTLLAAREAALPMPAAAVAFSPGLDATLSGESMTTKHDADPLFSRAELATVFTHHLAGQDPAQPLLSPALHADPAGLPPLLLQAGSNEVLLDDSTRFAARAAEAGVDVRLDVTEDVPHVFQAFEGLLDEADAALDRAGRFITDALAGPLDGVA, from the coding sequence ATGAGCAAGGTGCAGCGCGCGACGATCGACGCCCTGATGCGGCAGGCCCCGTTCGACGGCAGCCTCCCGCCGGAGCGGATGCGCGAGGACTTCGAGGCCCAGATGGCCTCGGGCCCGGCCCCGGCCGGGGTGAGCGTCACCCCCTCCGTCCTCGGCGGGCGTCCTGCCCTGACCGTCGAACCCGAGGGCGGTGCCACCACCGGGACGATCCTCTACTTCCACGGCGGAGCCTGGGTCTTCGGCTCACCCGCCACCGCCCTGCAGCTCACCGCCGCACTGGTGCGCCGCACGGGAGCCCGCGCCGTTTCGGTCGACTACCGGCTCGCCCCCGAGCACCCCTTCCCCGCCGCGGTCGAGGACGGTCTCGCCGCCTACCGCGAGCTGCTGGACCAGGGCGTTCCGGCCGAGCGGATCGTCCTGGCCGGGGAGTCGGCCGGCGGCGCCCTCGGCATCGTCACCCTGCTCGCCGCCCGCGAGGCCGCACTGCCGATGCCGGCCGCCGCGGTCGCCTTCTCCCCGGGCCTGGACGCCACCCTCTCGGGCGAGAGCATGACCACGAAGCACGACGCCGACCCGCTCTTCTCCCGCGCCGAGCTGGCCACCGTCTTCACCCACCACCTGGCCGGACAGGACCCCGCCCAGCCGCTGCTGAGCCCGGCCCTCCACGCCGACCCGGCCGGGCTGCCCCCGCTGCTGCTCCAGGCCGGTTCCAACGAGGTCCTGCTGGACGACTCCACCCGGTTCGCCGCCCGGGCGGCCGAGGCCGGGGTGGACGTCCGGCTCGACGTCACCGAGGACGTCCCCCACGTCTTCCAGGCCTTCGAGGGCCTGCTGGACGAGGCCGACGCGGCCCTGGACCGCGCCGGACGCTTCATCACCGACGCACTGGCCGGCCCTCTCGACGGCGTTGCCTGA
- a CDS encoding (Fe-S)-binding protein: MRVALFVTCVNDALYPRTGIAVVRLLERLGVTVDFPDAQSCCGQPQYNTGYRREAEPLVRRTAEAFAGYEYVVTPSGSCAAMVRSHYPRIGRAAESEGRGPALAALAEDLAPRVYELTEFLVDVLGVTDVGAYFPHTVTYHPSCHGLRGLGLGDRPRRLLAAVRGLELRELPGAEECCGFGGTFAVKNPDVSAAMGTDKTAHALSTGAEVLCGADNSCLAHLDGILRRQGAPLRALHLAEILAATEEEPLV; this comes from the coding sequence ATGCGCGTCGCCCTGTTCGTCACCTGCGTCAACGATGCGCTCTACCCGCGCACCGGCATCGCCGTGGTCCGCCTCCTGGAGCGGCTCGGGGTCACCGTGGACTTCCCCGACGCGCAGAGCTGCTGTGGTCAGCCGCAGTACAACACCGGCTACCGGCGCGAGGCAGAACCGCTGGTCCGGCGCACCGCCGAGGCCTTCGCCGGGTACGAGTACGTGGTCACCCCCTCGGGCTCCTGCGCCGCCATGGTCCGCTCCCACTACCCCCGGATCGGCCGCGCGGCCGAGTCCGAGGGCCGGGGTCCCGCTCTGGCCGCGCTGGCCGAGGACCTCGCACCGCGCGTGTACGAGCTCACCGAGTTCCTGGTCGACGTCCTCGGGGTCACGGACGTCGGCGCGTACTTCCCGCACACCGTCACCTACCACCCCTCCTGCCACGGCCTGCGGGGCCTCGGGCTCGGAGACCGGCCCCGGCGGCTGCTGGCCGCCGTACGCGGGCTGGAGCTGCGCGAACTGCCCGGAGCCGAGGAGTGCTGCGGCTTCGGCGGGACCTTCGCCGTCAAGAACCCTGACGTATCGGCCGCGATGGGCACCGACAAGACCGCCCACGCGCTGTCCACGGGCGCCGAGGTGCTCTGCGGGGCCGACAACTCCTGCCTCGCCCACCTGGACGGCATCCTGCGCCGGCAGGGAGCCCCGCTGCGGGCCCTGCACCTCGCCGAGATCCTGGCCGCGACGGAAGAGGAACCACTCGTATGA
- a CDS encoding lactate utilization protein B, giving the protein MTGTYLGMPAFPDAAREAVRDEVLRANLRHATHTIRDKRARAVAELEDWDRLRAAGKAVKDHTLAHLDRYLLQLEAAVTAAGGTVHWAADADEANRIVTELVRATGEREVVKVKSMATQEIGLNEALEAAGIAAYETDLAELIVQLGHDRPSHILVPAIHRNRGEIRDIFAAEMGDWGRPAPEGLGDDPRELAEAARLHLREKFLRAKVAVSGANFMVAETGTLVVFESEGNGRMCLTLPETLISVVGIEKVIPTFRDLEIFLQTLPRSSTAERMNPYTTMWTGTADGDGPSVFHLVLLDNGRTDTLADEVGRQALRCIRCSACLNVCPVYERAGGHAYGSVYPGPIGAILSPQLRGTGSEIDATLPYASTLCGACYEVCPVAIDIPEVLVHLRERVVQGGPVTREGIRVRIRPADGHTAERAAMRAARLLLDRPDALRAGERLLARARRLRPRRLPGPGRAWTDSRELPELPERSFRDWWAAREKAAREKGARP; this is encoded by the coding sequence ATGACGGGTACGTATCTCGGCATGCCGGCCTTCCCCGACGCGGCCCGCGAGGCCGTACGCGACGAGGTGCTGCGGGCCAACCTCCGCCACGCCACGCACACGATCCGCGACAAGCGGGCGCGCGCCGTCGCCGAACTGGAGGACTGGGACCGGCTGCGCGCCGCCGGCAAGGCGGTCAAGGACCACACGCTGGCGCACCTCGACCGGTACCTGCTCCAACTGGAGGCCGCCGTCACCGCCGCGGGCGGCACCGTCCACTGGGCGGCCGACGCCGACGAGGCCAACCGCATCGTGACGGAACTCGTCCGTGCCACCGGGGAACGGGAAGTCGTCAAGGTCAAGTCCATGGCCACCCAGGAGATCGGCCTGAACGAGGCCCTGGAGGCGGCCGGGATCGCCGCGTACGAGACCGACCTCGCCGAGCTCATCGTCCAGCTCGGCCACGACCGGCCCTCCCACATCCTGGTCCCGGCCATCCACCGCAACCGCGGCGAGATCCGCGACATCTTCGCCGCCGAGATGGGCGACTGGGGCCGTCCGGCCCCCGAGGGACTGGGCGACGACCCGCGCGAACTCGCCGAAGCCGCCCGGCTGCACCTGCGCGAGAAGTTCCTGCGGGCCAAAGTCGCCGTGTCCGGCGCCAACTTCATGGTCGCCGAGACCGGCACCCTGGTCGTCTTCGAGTCCGAGGGCAACGGCCGGATGTGCCTGACCCTGCCCGAGACACTGATCTCGGTGGTCGGCATCGAGAAGGTGATCCCGACCTTCCGCGACCTGGAGATCTTCCTCCAGACGCTGCCCCGCTCATCGACCGCCGAGCGGATGAACCCGTACACGACCATGTGGACCGGGACCGCGGACGGTGACGGCCCCTCCGTCTTCCACCTCGTCCTCCTCGACAACGGCCGCACCGACACCCTCGCCGACGAGGTGGGCCGCCAGGCCCTGCGCTGCATCCGCTGCTCCGCGTGCCTCAACGTCTGCCCGGTGTACGAGCGCGCAGGCGGCCACGCCTACGGCTCCGTCTACCCCGGCCCGATCGGCGCCATCCTCAGCCCCCAGCTCCGCGGCACGGGGAGCGAGATCGACGCCACCCTGCCCTACGCCTCCACCCTGTGCGGGGCCTGCTACGAGGTCTGCCCGGTCGCCATCGACATCCCAGAGGTCCTGGTCCACCTGCGCGAACGCGTGGTCCAGGGCGGCCCGGTGACCCGCGAGGGCATCCGCGTCCGCATCCGCCCCGCCGACGGCCACACCGCCGAACGGGCCGCCATGCGAGCCGCCAGGCTCCTGCTCGACCGCCCGGACGCGCTGCGCGCGGGGGAGCGGCTGCTGGCCCGGGCCCGGCGGCTGCGACCGCGCCGGCTGCCGGGGCCGGGGCGGGCCTGGACGGACAGCAGGGAGCTGCCGGAGCTCCCGGAGCGCTCGTTCCGCGACTGGTGGGCGGCGCGCGAGAAGGCGGCACGAGAGAAGGGGGCACGTCCATGA
- a CDS encoding MarR family winged helix-turn-helix transcriptional regulator, whose protein sequence is MTDLAQVFMDLVRYEIRLYSALGERLRAEHGLTMGQYEFLRIIDGRDGCRVNDLAEEAAITVGATSKGVDRLEAAGWVVRRPNPENRRSSLLELTPEGAGLLAAATPTFEDGLRSLLAGPLTAGALEQLASTVALLRRSLEGAPAGRA, encoded by the coding sequence GTGACCGACCTGGCGCAGGTGTTCATGGACCTCGTCCGCTACGAGATCAGGCTCTACAGCGCGCTGGGCGAACGACTGCGCGCCGAGCACGGTCTGACGATGGGGCAGTACGAGTTCCTGCGCATCATCGACGGCCGGGACGGCTGCCGGGTCAACGACCTGGCGGAGGAGGCCGCGATCACCGTCGGGGCGACCAGCAAGGGCGTGGACCGCCTGGAGGCCGCCGGCTGGGTGGTCCGGCGGCCCAACCCCGAGAACCGCCGCTCGTCCCTGCTGGAGCTGACCCCCGAGGGAGCCGGGCTGCTGGCCGCGGCCACGCCCACCTTCGAGGACGGCCTGCGCTCCCTGCTCGCCGGGCCCCTGACGGCCGGCGCGCTGGAGCAGCTGGCGTCCACCGTCGCCCTGCTGCGCAGGAGCCTGGAGGGCGCCCCGGCGGGCCGGGCCTAG
- a CDS encoding aminotransferase class V-fold PLP-dependent enzyme — MTQPAEPTDRTDRVDPDDATGPAGAASRNGSIRRPAEFPGGRELFRLSPDVGHLNHGSFGAVPIPVQEAQAALRAQAHADPDAFFIGAPDRLVEARSRIAARLGADPDGIAFVSNATEAANVALDAVEFAAGDEILVTDHGYGTVVAAAARRAPLTTVALGTDLPDEDAVREAVLAGVTPRTRVAVLDHISSPTARLIASPRLLAELAERGVTTIVDGAHAPGMIPDPLGGGADFWFGNLHKWAYAPSGTAILAVAPHHRARVRPPVPSWEDHYGFPRSVENRATYDYTGWLAAPDGLDLLEELDAAKVRAHNSALAAYGAALLAEIPGIAPLPYTEGLALRTLRLPPGVAETPDASRELRERIAAEQRIRVLIWPWPGGGGIRVSGQIYNRAEEYERLAEVLPAYLRP, encoded by the coding sequence GTGACCCAGCCCGCCGAGCCGACCGACCGCACCGACCGCGTCGATCCCGACGACGCCACCGGGCCGGCCGGGGCCGCCTCACGCAACGGGTCGATACGCCGCCCCGCAGAATTCCCGGGCGGGCGGGAGCTGTTCCGGCTCTCTCCCGATGTCGGTCACCTGAACCACGGGTCGTTCGGCGCGGTGCCGATCCCCGTCCAGGAGGCGCAGGCCGCCCTCCGGGCGCAGGCGCACGCCGACCCGGACGCCTTCTTCATCGGCGCCCCCGACCGGCTCGTCGAGGCCCGGTCCCGGATCGCCGCCCGGCTCGGCGCCGATCCGGACGGGATCGCCTTCGTGTCCAACGCCACCGAGGCCGCCAACGTGGCCCTCGACGCCGTGGAGTTCGCCGCCGGGGACGAGATCCTGGTCACCGACCACGGCTACGGCACGGTCGTCGCGGCCGCCGCCCGGCGCGCCCCGCTCACCACCGTGGCCCTGGGCACCGACCTGCCCGACGAGGACGCCGTACGGGAAGCCGTGCTGGCCGGGGTCACCCCGCGGACCCGGGTCGCCGTACTCGACCACATCAGCTCGCCCACCGCCCGGCTCATCGCCTCGCCCCGGCTGCTCGCCGAACTCGCCGAGCGGGGCGTCACCACCATCGTGGACGGAGCCCACGCCCCCGGGATGATTCCCGACCCGCTGGGCGGGGGAGCCGACTTCTGGTTCGGCAACCTCCACAAATGGGCCTACGCCCCGTCCGGCACCGCGATCCTGGCCGTCGCCCCGCACCACCGCGCCCGGGTCCGGCCGCCGGTGCCGTCCTGGGAGGACCACTACGGCTTCCCGCGTTCCGTGGAGAACCGCGCCACCTACGACTACACCGGCTGGCTCGCCGCCCCGGACGGGCTCGACCTGCTGGAGGAACTCGACGCCGCCAAGGTGCGGGCGCACAACAGCGCCCTCGCCGCCTACGGTGCGGCCCTGCTCGCCGAGATCCCCGGAATCGCCCCGCTCCCGTACACCGAGGGCCTCGCCCTGCGCACGCTGCGGCTGCCGCCCGGGGTGGCCGAGACCCCGGACGCCTCCCGCGAACTGCGCGAGCGGATCGCGGCCGAGCAGCGGATCCGGGTCCTGATCTGGCCCTGGCCGGGCGGCGGCGGGATCCGGGTGAGCGGGCAGATCTACAACCGGGCCGAGGAGTACGAGCGGCTCGCCGAGGTGCTGCCGGCCTACCTCCGCCCGTAG